The following coding sequences lie in one Pseudorasbora parva isolate DD20220531a chromosome 18, ASM2467924v1, whole genome shotgun sequence genomic window:
- the usp28 gene encoding ubiquitin carboxyl-terminal hydrolase 28 isoform X3, producing MLLNQLREITGIQDLQVLQSALNASQGDVSHAIGLLTTQPPEEHIPEEPTKANNEKNSSNTQNGSAKDDLQTAIELSLQESQQADAERRELHRALEVSAEENAARIKRKRCEASGESCSPADWIRLEDCPVGIRNVGNTCWFSAVIQSLFHLPVFRRLVLNYCLSERVLEKCKSHSEKRNIAFMQELRCLFALMVGSNRRFVDPSAAVELLRDAFRTSEAQQDVSEFTHKLLDWLEDAFQLAANGNNPEDKQNNPMVQLFYGTFVAERLHEGKIVSNIEQFGQYPLQVNGFNNLDECLEGAMVEGEIESLHSDQTISSGQERWFSKLPPVLTFELSRFEFNQSLGRPEKIHKKLEFPQVIYMDRYLHKNVDQTHGRRGEVKRLKDQLTVLQQKLEGYKNYGSGPTKYPLADMLQYVLEFATSKPTNVSSSSPVPTNPPVHTEPSSGDSSQTEPDDAGSSDGSGCPQTATQRTPIHKPFTQCRPPMEVPLQPAPHSVTEEELYFVRSCLQRWRAEVENTINELKASIDKVSQALEGMYSDNSLCQVPYRLHAVLVHEGQASAGHYWAYIYDHAHKRWLKYNDVMVTESTWEELVRDSYGGMTNASAYCLMYINDKLPYLIAEDTDDETGQALKGMDSLPSVLKRYVREDNRWFQQELREWEEQFCQAQREDAQVQTHTSTNTEEPVPEQPQNIEPEDVQEPAQHQTNEVSEEPPPDSTPAPVQDSEEPMANSAALSSISSEPSENVGEGGEEHVTSSQTHGQPDEQKPDQSQQTVADSASTDIAQRSEVEVEEQVISDEADTDTQTEPEASSTEENPSTSTRRQPENEVSEVEIPNVGKILVRSDADGYNEEMMLTPAMQGVIFAIAKARQVFDKDGPEAGLIKAFHEEFSRLYELSQEETTPQQDPRLQHVLVYFFQNQAPNRVVERTLLEQFADRNLSFDDRAISIMREARSKIRLIKPEDMDMDEYLQWHDDYSMFKTVFAYLLTGLEQYQNGKTREALNYLAHAHQDNSALLRKGEKKGVDQSLIALYRRKCLKELNENAATLFKSQDENDVAEGVTIMNECVIPCMHLMVRDSVSQEDLDVIELIRNCWCSYLGQDMDDSLQEKLSEFLPRVLDCSAEMVVLKEPPIVRNSPHDLCSRLTAVMESIHSTSVVTVK from the exons TGAGGCATCTGGAGAGAGCTGCAGCCCTGCTGACTGGATCCGACTGGAGGACTGCCCCGTGGGCATCCGTAATGTAGGAAATACCTGCTGGTTCAGTGCTGTCATTCAG TCTCTGTTCCACCTGCCGGTCTTCCGTAGATTGGTGCTTAACTACTGCCTGTCTGAGCGTGTGCTGGAGAAATGCAAGAGTCATTCA GAGAAACGAAACATTGCCTTCATGCAGGAGTTGCGTTGCCTGTTTGCTCTGATGGTGGGCTCGAACCGTAGGTTTGTAGATCCGTCTGCAGCAGTCGAGCTTCTAAGGGATGCTTTTAGAACCAGTGAGGCACAACAG GATGTCAGTGAATTCACACACAAGTTGCTTGACTGGCTAGAAGACGCATTCCAGCTGGCTGCTAACGGAAA TAACCCAGAGGATAAACAAAACAACCCAATGGTCCAGCTGTTTTATGGTACATTTGTGGCTGAGAGACTTCATGAAG GAAAGATTGTGTCCAACATTGAGCAATTTGGACAATACCCTCTCCAAGTGAACGGCTTCAACAATTTAGACGAATGTTTGGAGGGCGCCATGGTTGAAGGAGAGATTGAGTCCCTTCATTCAGATCAGACCATCTCCTCTGGCCAGGAG AGGTGGTTCTCCAAGCTGCCACCAGTGTTGACCTTTGAGCTTTCAAGATTTGAGTTCAATCAGTCTTTAGGGCGACcggaaaaaatacacaaaaaactgGAGTTTCCCCAAGTGATTTATATGGACAG aTACCTCCATAAAAATGTTGACCAGACCCATGGTAGAAGAGGAGAGGTCAAGAGACTCAAGGACCAGTTAACAGTTCTGCAGCAGAAACTTGAGGG ATATAAAAACTATGGCTCAGGGCCAACCAAATACCCCCTGGCAGACATGCTGCAGTATGTCCTGGAGTTTGCCACCTCAAAGCCCACAAATGTCTCTTCATCCTCTCCAGTACCTACAAACCCTCCTGTACACACAGAACCCAGCTCAGGTGACAGCAG TCAAACAGAACCAGATGATGCTGGCTCGTCAGATGGTTCGGGCTGCCCACAGACAGCTACACAGAGAACTCCCATACACAAGCCTTTTACTCAGTGCAGACCCCCCATGGAGGTGCCACTGCAACCAGCCCCCCACAGCGTGACCGAGGAGGAGCTGTACTTCGTCAGGAGCTGCTTACAGCGCTGGAGAGCAGAAGTTGAGAACACCATAAACG AGCTGAAAGCCAGCATTGACAAGGTCAGCCAGGCCCTGGAGGGCATGTACTCAGATAACAGTCTGTGTCAG GTGCCCTACAGGCTACACGCTGTGCTCGTTCACGAGGGACAGGCCTCCGCTGGCCATTACTGGGCGTACATCTATGATCATGCTCACAAGCGCTGGCTGAAGTACAATGATGTAATGGTGACAGAGTCGACCTGGGAAGAGCTGGTTCGTGACTCGTATGGTGGCATGACCAACGCTAGCGCCTACTGCCTCATGTACATCAATGACAAGCTGCCATACCTAATAGCAG AAGACACAGATGATGAAACAGGGCAGGCTCTGAAAGGAATGGACTCTCTCCCATCTGTCCTGAAGCGTTATGTTCGGGAGGATAACCGCTGGTTCCAGCAGGAGCTGAGAGAATGGGAAGAGCAGTTCTGCCAAGCCCAACGCGAAGATGCACAAGTTCAAACACATACTTCTACCAACACAGAGGAACCCGTCCCAGAACAGCCACAGAACATTGAACCTGAAGATGTTCAAGAACCTGCCCAACATCAAACAAATGAAGTGTCTGAAGAGCCACCACCAGATTCAACACCAGCACCTGTCCAGGACAGTGAAG AGCCCATGGCCAATTCAGCAGCTCTCAGCTCAATATCATCAGAGCCCAGTGAGAATGTGGGAGAGGGAGGTGAGGAGCATGTCACCAGTAGCCAGACACATGGACAGCCAGATGAACAGAAGCCAGATCAGAGTCAG CAGACTGTGGCGGATTCAGCCTCTACAGACATAGCTCAGAGGTCCGAGGTTGAGGTGGAGGAGCAGGTCATCAGTGATGAGGCAGATACAGACACCCAGACAGAGCCAGAGGCCTCATCCACAGAGGAGAACCCATCCACATCCACACGCAGGCAGCCTGAGAATGAAGTATCTGAGGTAGAGATACCAAATGTAGGCAAGATTCTAGTACGCTCTGATGCTGATGGATACAATGAAGAG ATGATGCTAACACCAGCAATGCAGGGCGTGATTTTTGCCATTGCCAAGGCAAGACAAGTCTTTGACAAAGACGGGCCTGAAGCTGGACTCATCAAG GCGTTCCATGAGGAATTTTCCAGATTGTATGAGCTGTCCCAGGAAGAGACCACACCCCAACAAGACCCTCGACTCCAGCATGTGCTGGTCTACTTTTTCCAAAACCAGGCACCTAACCGTGTCGTTGAGAGGACATTACTGGAGCAGTTTGCTGATCGCAACCTAAGTTTTGATGATCG GGCCATCAGTATCATGAGAGAGGCCAGATCTAAAATTCGTCTCATTAAACCAGAAGATATGGACATGGATGAGTACTTG CAATGGCATGATGACTACAGTATGTTCAAGACGGTGTTTGCTTACCTGTTGACAGGTCTGGAGCAGTATCAGAATGGAAA GACAAGAGAAGCTCTGAACTATCTCGCACATGCACACCAGGACAACTCAGCCCTGCTTAGGAAAGGAGAGAAGAAAGGAGTGGATCAGTCGCTTATAGCACTTTACAGGAGAAAGTGTCTGAAA GAGTTGAATGAGAACGCAGCCACACTTTTTAAaagtcaagatgaaaatgacGTGGCAGAGGGAGTGACCATCATGAACGAGTGTGTCATCCCTTGTATGCACCTCATGGTCAGAGACAGTGTCAGCCAAGAGGATTTGGATGTCATAGAGCTGATCAGGAATTGCTGGTGCTCCTACCTGGGGCAGGACATGGATG ATTCTCTTCAGGAAAAGCTCAGTGAATTCCTGCCCAGAGTCCTGGACTGTTCTGCAGAAATGGTGGTGCTGAAGGAGCCTCCCATAGTGAGGAACTCACCACATGATCTGTGCAGCCGTCTGACTGCCGTCATGGAGTCCATTCACAGCACCTCAGTCGTCACAGTGAAGTAA
- the zw10 gene encoding centromere/kinetochore protein zw10 homolog, translating to MSSFVTEVLASSGKLEKDDLACKISKLSRKVEETKEEVTDMINKKYIEFIPSMEGAEELLDQVESVSKDIDLLKSCIENEVQQNLHNAVTEYAKLKQQLEKNTAVINLLQHLQEFDNAVEEYHRALQEKNYVVAAKQHGTARASVDALKSWKDTELPLVRALSSEITIQRENLIYHLGEEWKKLAVWKLPSTKTELTSVKSFLKTALHLNRGGSKADESVPHALLPSILQALSIQGELHKKIKLFGQVLFKYMLKPLIIYPSLMVEVSSQTEQGAVLTLQCKETKAEHPDPSQVYTQVLTVLKTLHEHLFDVSIDEKKVSEILGDLIWEEMSECIIRECLVHSIPTNSNQLAEYSEVIKQTENFENSLKEMGYLTGDSTDLLKYARNVNCHFASKKCQDVIVAARKLMTSEMHNTVKITPEYKLSIPKLPSPSGGEKERKESGKKSAHYDQQSLENEKQLSPSTLCLPVCRISESVQQLMDLAIQTLSEAVGSSPQCAVQLFYTVRNIFHLFYDVVPTYHKDNFLKLPHLAAIQHNNCMFIAHHLLTLGFQFKPHLPLKDGVSYFVDLVPGFRRLGARCFVAQMNVQKAEMLERLSTARNFSSLDDEDNYSVASKAIRQVIHQLRRLGKVWQDVLPVNIYCKAIGTLLNTAISELINKIMMLEDISNVDGERLRTLCQTIIEEGPLVFNPLPDENKNKKYQEEVPVYVKKWMTLKEISMVLNANLQEIVDRWAEGKGPLAVEFSCNEMKSLIRALFKNTERRAAALAKIVK from the exons ATGTCGTCTTTTGTAACAGAAGTGCTCGCCAGTTCAGGTAAACTGGAGAAGGATGACCTCGCCTGCAAAATCTCCAAACTGTCACGGAAAGTGGAAGAAACTAAG GAGGAGGTTACAGAcatgataaataaaaaatatattgagtTTATTCCCAGTATGGAGGGAGCAGAGGAACTTTTGGATCAGGTTGAATCAGTTTCCAAAGATATTGATTTATTGAAAAGCTGCATTGAGAATGAG GTTCAGCAGAACCTCCACAATGCCGTAACAGAGTATGCCAAGCTTAAACAGCAGCTGGAGAAAAACACTGCAGTAATAAACCTGCTCCAGCATCTCCAAGAG TTTGACAATGCAGTAGAGGAGTATCACAGGGCCTTGCAGGAAAAGAATTATGTGGTTGCAGCAAAGCAACATGGAACA GCACGAGCAAGTGTTGATGCCCTGAAATCTTGGAAAGACACAGAGTTGCCTTTAGTTCGGGCCCTCAGCTCAGAGATCACAATACAGAGAGAGAATCTCATCTACCACCTAGGAGAAGAGTGGAAGAAACTGGCAGTCTGGAAACTTCCTTCCACTAAAA CTGAGCTCACTAGCGTGAAATCTTTCCTGAAGACAGCGCTTCATTTGAACAGAGGAGGATCTAAGGCGGATGAGTCTGTCCCACATGCTCTTCTCCCAAGCATTCTCCAGGCCCTCTCCATTCAAGGAGAGCTTCATAAAAAGATTAAACTGTTTG GCCAAGTGTTGTTCAAGTACATGCTGAAGCCTCTAATCATATACCCTTCGTTGATGGTGGAAGTGAGCAGTCAGACTGAACAGGGGGCAGTCCTGACCCTGCAGTGTAAAGAAACCAAAGCAGAGCATCCAGACCCCAGCCAGGTTTACACCCAGGTGCTCACCGTGCTTAAGACGCTACATGAACACCTTTTTG aTGTGTCTATCGATGAAAAGAAAGTGTCTGAGATTTTAGGAGACCTGATTTGGGAGGAGATGTCTGAGTGCATAATTCGTGAATGCTTGGTTCATTCCATTCCGACTAACAGCAATCAGCTAGCTGAGTATAGCGAG GTCATTAAACAGACAGAGAATTTTGAGAACAGTCTAAAAGAGATGGGGTACCTCACAGGGGACTCAACAGACCTCTTGAAATACGCCAGGAATGTCAACTGCCACTTCGCAAGCAAAAAATGCCAAGATGTCATTGTGGCTGCGCGAAAACTGATGACTTCTGAGATGCACAATACAGTGAAA ATCACTCCAGAGTATAAGCTTTCTATCCCTAAACTACCGAGTCCCAGTGgaggagagaaggagaggaaGGAGTCGGGTAAGAAAAGTGCCCATTACGATCAGCAGAGCCTGGAAAATGAGAAGCAGTTGAGTCCCAGTACTCTATGCCTGCCTGTGTGTCGCATTAGTGAGTCAGTGCAGCAGCTAATGGACTTGGCCATACAAACTCTGTCTGAGGCCGTGGGCAGCTCCCCCCAGTG TGCAGTCCAGCTTTTCTACACAGTTCGAAATATTTTTCACCTGTTCTATGATGTAGTGCCTACATATCAcaa GGACAACTTCCTGAAGTTGCCTCACTTGGCGGCCATCCAACACAACAACTGCATGTTCATCGCTCACCACCTTTTAACGCTGGGATTCCAATTTAAACCTCACCTTCCTTTGAAAGATGGAGTGTCTTATTTTGTAGACTTGGTCCCAGGTTTCAGAAGACTAG GTGCTCGGTGCTTTGTGGCACAAATGAACGTTCAAAAAGCTGAGATGTTGGAGAGACTGTCCACTGCACGGAACTTCTCCAGTTTGGATGATGAAGACAATTACTCTGTAGCCAGCAAGGCTATCAGACAA GTAATTCATCAGCTGAGGAGGTTGGGAAAAGTTTGGCAAGATGTCTTGCCTGTGAACATATACTGCAAAGCCATTGGTACACTCCTCAATACTGCAATATCAGAGCTGATTAATAAGATTATGATGTTGGAG GACATATCCAATGTCGACGGTGAGCGACTGCGAACACTCTGTCAAACCATTATAGAGGAAGGGCCGCTGGTCTTTAATCCATTGCCAGatgaaaacaagaacaaaaaatATCAAGAAGAGGTTCCAGTCTATGTAAAGAAATGGATGACCTTAAAAGAGATCTCCATGGTGCTAAATGCTAATCTACAGGAAATAGTGGACAG gtGGGCGGAGGGCAAAGGACCTCTGGCAGTGGAGTTCTCCTGTAATGAGATGAAGAGCCTCATTCGTGCCCTGTTCAAGAACACAGAGAGGCGAGCAGCGGCCCTTGCTAAAATTGTCAAATAG
- the usp28 gene encoding ubiquitin carboxyl-terminal hydrolase 28 isoform X4 yields the protein MKRTPPIHRTVLLKTICRPPLSSVFKSHSRLMQSAESCTGSVLIGALEVSAEENAARIKRKRCEASGESCSPADWIRLEDCPVGIRNVGNTCWFSAVIQSLFHLPVFRRLVLNYCLSERVLEKCKSHSEKRNIAFMQELRCLFALMVGSNRRFVDPSAAVELLRDAFRTSEAQQDVSEFTHKLLDWLEDAFQLAANGNNPEDKQNNPMVQLFYGTFVAERLHEGKIVSNIEQFGQYPLQVNGFNNLDECLEGAMVEGEIESLHSDQTISSGQERWFSKLPPVLTFELSRFEFNQSLGRPEKIHKKLEFPQVIYMDRYLHKNVDQTHGRRGEVKRLKDQLTVLQQKLEGYKNYGSGPTKYPLADMLQYVLEFATSKPTNVSSSSPVPTNPPVHTEPSSGDSSQTEPDDAGSSDGSGCPQTATQRTPIHKPFTQCRPPMEVPLQPAPHSVTEEELYFVRSCLQRWRAEVENTINELKASIDKVSQALEGMYSDNSLCQVPYRLHAVLVHEGQASAGHYWAYIYDHAHKRWLKYNDVMVTESTWEELVRDSYGGMTNASAYCLMYINDKLPYLIAEDTDDETGQALKGMDSLPSVLKRYVREDNRWFQQELREWEEQFCQAQREDAQVQTHTSTNTEEPVPEQPQNIEPEDVQEPAQHQTNEVSEEPPPDSTPAPVQDSEEPMANSAALSSISSEPSENVGEGGEEHVTSSQTHGQPDEQKPDQSQQTVADSASTDIAQRSEVEVEEQVISDEADTDTQTEPEASSTEENPSTSTRRQPENEVSEVEIPNVGKILVRSDADGYNEEMMLTPAMQGVIFAIAKARQVFDKDGPEAGLIKAFHEEFSRLYELSQEETTPQQDPRLQHVLVYFFQNQAPNRVVERTLLEQFADRNLSFDDRAISIMREARSKIRLIKPEDMDMDEYLQWHDDYSMFKTVFAYLLTGLEQYQNGKTREALNYLAHAHQDNSALLRKGEKKGVDQSLIALYRRKCLKELNENAATLFKSQDENDVAEGVTIMNECVIPCMHLMVRDSVSQEDLDVIELIRNCWCSYLGQDMDDSLQEKLSEFLPRVLDCSAEMVVLKEPPIVRNSPHDLCSRLTAVMESIHSTSVVTVK from the exons TGAGGCATCTGGAGAGAGCTGCAGCCCTGCTGACTGGATCCGACTGGAGGACTGCCCCGTGGGCATCCGTAATGTAGGAAATACCTGCTGGTTCAGTGCTGTCATTCAG TCTCTGTTCCACCTGCCGGTCTTCCGTAGATTGGTGCTTAACTACTGCCTGTCTGAGCGTGTGCTGGAGAAATGCAAGAGTCATTCA GAGAAACGAAACATTGCCTTCATGCAGGAGTTGCGTTGCCTGTTTGCTCTGATGGTGGGCTCGAACCGTAGGTTTGTAGATCCGTCTGCAGCAGTCGAGCTTCTAAGGGATGCTTTTAGAACCAGTGAGGCACAACAG GATGTCAGTGAATTCACACACAAGTTGCTTGACTGGCTAGAAGACGCATTCCAGCTGGCTGCTAACGGAAA TAACCCAGAGGATAAACAAAACAACCCAATGGTCCAGCTGTTTTATGGTACATTTGTGGCTGAGAGACTTCATGAAG GAAAGATTGTGTCCAACATTGAGCAATTTGGACAATACCCTCTCCAAGTGAACGGCTTCAACAATTTAGACGAATGTTTGGAGGGCGCCATGGTTGAAGGAGAGATTGAGTCCCTTCATTCAGATCAGACCATCTCCTCTGGCCAGGAG AGGTGGTTCTCCAAGCTGCCACCAGTGTTGACCTTTGAGCTTTCAAGATTTGAGTTCAATCAGTCTTTAGGGCGACcggaaaaaatacacaaaaaactgGAGTTTCCCCAAGTGATTTATATGGACAG aTACCTCCATAAAAATGTTGACCAGACCCATGGTAGAAGAGGAGAGGTCAAGAGACTCAAGGACCAGTTAACAGTTCTGCAGCAGAAACTTGAGGG ATATAAAAACTATGGCTCAGGGCCAACCAAATACCCCCTGGCAGACATGCTGCAGTATGTCCTGGAGTTTGCCACCTCAAAGCCCACAAATGTCTCTTCATCCTCTCCAGTACCTACAAACCCTCCTGTACACACAGAACCCAGCTCAGGTGACAGCAG TCAAACAGAACCAGATGATGCTGGCTCGTCAGATGGTTCGGGCTGCCCACAGACAGCTACACAGAGAACTCCCATACACAAGCCTTTTACTCAGTGCAGACCCCCCATGGAGGTGCCACTGCAACCAGCCCCCCACAGCGTGACCGAGGAGGAGCTGTACTTCGTCAGGAGCTGCTTACAGCGCTGGAGAGCAGAAGTTGAGAACACCATAAACG AGCTGAAAGCCAGCATTGACAAGGTCAGCCAGGCCCTGGAGGGCATGTACTCAGATAACAGTCTGTGTCAG GTGCCCTACAGGCTACACGCTGTGCTCGTTCACGAGGGACAGGCCTCCGCTGGCCATTACTGGGCGTACATCTATGATCATGCTCACAAGCGCTGGCTGAAGTACAATGATGTAATGGTGACAGAGTCGACCTGGGAAGAGCTGGTTCGTGACTCGTATGGTGGCATGACCAACGCTAGCGCCTACTGCCTCATGTACATCAATGACAAGCTGCCATACCTAATAGCAG AAGACACAGATGATGAAACAGGGCAGGCTCTGAAAGGAATGGACTCTCTCCCATCTGTCCTGAAGCGTTATGTTCGGGAGGATAACCGCTGGTTCCAGCAGGAGCTGAGAGAATGGGAAGAGCAGTTCTGCCAAGCCCAACGCGAAGATGCACAAGTTCAAACACATACTTCTACCAACACAGAGGAACCCGTCCCAGAACAGCCACAGAACATTGAACCTGAAGATGTTCAAGAACCTGCCCAACATCAAACAAATGAAGTGTCTGAAGAGCCACCACCAGATTCAACACCAGCACCTGTCCAGGACAGTGAAG AGCCCATGGCCAATTCAGCAGCTCTCAGCTCAATATCATCAGAGCCCAGTGAGAATGTGGGAGAGGGAGGTGAGGAGCATGTCACCAGTAGCCAGACACATGGACAGCCAGATGAACAGAAGCCAGATCAGAGTCAG CAGACTGTGGCGGATTCAGCCTCTACAGACATAGCTCAGAGGTCCGAGGTTGAGGTGGAGGAGCAGGTCATCAGTGATGAGGCAGATACAGACACCCAGACAGAGCCAGAGGCCTCATCCACAGAGGAGAACCCATCCACATCCACACGCAGGCAGCCTGAGAATGAAGTATCTGAGGTAGAGATACCAAATGTAGGCAAGATTCTAGTACGCTCTGATGCTGATGGATACAATGAAGAG ATGATGCTAACACCAGCAATGCAGGGCGTGATTTTTGCCATTGCCAAGGCAAGACAAGTCTTTGACAAAGACGGGCCTGAAGCTGGACTCATCAAG GCGTTCCATGAGGAATTTTCCAGATTGTATGAGCTGTCCCAGGAAGAGACCACACCCCAACAAGACCCTCGACTCCAGCATGTGCTGGTCTACTTTTTCCAAAACCAGGCACCTAACCGTGTCGTTGAGAGGACATTACTGGAGCAGTTTGCTGATCGCAACCTAAGTTTTGATGATCG GGCCATCAGTATCATGAGAGAGGCCAGATCTAAAATTCGTCTCATTAAACCAGAAGATATGGACATGGATGAGTACTTG CAATGGCATGATGACTACAGTATGTTCAAGACGGTGTTTGCTTACCTGTTGACAGGTCTGGAGCAGTATCAGAATGGAAA GACAAGAGAAGCTCTGAACTATCTCGCACATGCACACCAGGACAACTCAGCCCTGCTTAGGAAAGGAGAGAAGAAAGGAGTGGATCAGTCGCTTATAGCACTTTACAGGAGAAAGTGTCTGAAA GAGTTGAATGAGAACGCAGCCACACTTTTTAAaagtcaagatgaaaatgacGTGGCAGAGGGAGTGACCATCATGAACGAGTGTGTCATCCCTTGTATGCACCTCATGGTCAGAGACAGTGTCAGCCAAGAGGATTTGGATGTCATAGAGCTGATCAGGAATTGCTGGTGCTCCTACCTGGGGCAGGACATGGATG ATTCTCTTCAGGAAAAGCTCAGTGAATTCCTGCCCAGAGTCCTGGACTGTTCTGCAGAAATGGTGGTGCTGAAGGAGCCTCCCATAGTGAGGAACTCACCACATGATCTGTGCAGCCGTCTGACTGCCGTCATGGAGTCCATTCACAGCACCTCAGTCGTCACAGTGAAGTAA